In Armatimonadota bacterium, a genomic segment contains:
- a CDS encoding sigma-70 family RNA polymerase sigma factor has translation MNAMQVSAIVSVANCPIRESRGSLTRAASRPLSLRRRLQALALQAAAGDPAAWQALWKAVLDSSLILSWARKRFNSRDDAEDAASEALIRAIKGFPTYEPRLSKFTTWVYKVAHNAFNGYYRRRVKPQKDIDSLEEQPVDVPDQRTPFGGGEHGLRFLWALLCSSAAGLSDRQRQVVWLVAVERLEHSEAAVIVGITEGYCRQEYSRARAKLRNAFPEAARISYWRGEDLLPSGAVCGTPTSRAPYDVEFAPYQARPCP, from the coding sequence ATGAACGCCATGCAGGTCAGCGCTATCGTGTCTGTCGCCAATTGCCCCATCCGCGAATCGCGCGGCAGCCTTACCCGGGCGGCTTCGAGACCGTTGAGCCTCCGGAGGCGCCTTCAGGCGCTCGCTCTGCAGGCGGCGGCCGGCGATCCTGCCGCCTGGCAGGCGCTGTGGAAGGCAGTTCTCGACAGCAGTCTGATCCTGAGTTGGGCAAGGAAGCGCTTCAACTCCCGCGATGACGCAGAGGATGCGGCATCGGAGGCACTCATCCGCGCGATCAAGGGCTTCCCCACCTACGAGCCGCGGCTGTCCAAGTTCACGACCTGGGTATACAAGGTGGCACACAATGCCTTCAATGGTTATTACAGGCGCCGGGTGAAGCCCCAGAAGGACATCGATTCGCTTGAGGAGCAGCCCGTGGATGTGCCGGATCAGCGGACGCCCTTTGGTGGCGGGGAGCATGGCCTGCGCTTTCTTTGGGCGCTGCTCTGCTCCTCCGCTGCCGGGCTGTCGGACCGGCAGCGTCAGGTTGTGTGGTTGGTGGCCGTGGAGCGGCTGGAGCATTCGGAGGCTGCGGTGATCGTGGGGATTACCGAAGGGTATTGCAGGCAGGAGTACTCTCGCGCCAGGGCGAAGCTCCGCAATGCATTTCCCGAGGCCGCTCGCATCTCTTACTGGCGGGGCGAAGATCTCCTGCCGTCGGGAGCTGTCTGCGGGACGCCCACAAGTCGCGCACCATATGACGTCGAGTTCGCACCGTATCAGGCACGGCCTTGTCCTTGA
- a CDS encoding WYL domain-containing protein translates to MNQALRLLRILQELPRLRGNEESTAAALGERLGACERTIYRDMALLAEAGFPVRNDGEGYYLPPTNPGLSVQLSATELSAIHYALDWLEEALPDALAIDSDALVGKLAAVCGTREAQICAGTEGLRIWPRLTDGPAVTKNLQTALKARRERRKLRGIYCSLESNTTLERILHPYAIIYRAQAHYIVAYCEERRAVRTFRLDRFRELAVLPQAAEIDDDYDLEEHFAGAWEMVGGRKQTVRLRLTGKVAQRMSQACVHPSQQILNRTEDALELQLNVALTEEFEGWLLSMGGSVEVLAPQTLRSRIREQARRLFENHSDNSDGS, encoded by the coding sequence ATGAACCAGGCGCTCCGCCTGCTCAGGATCCTGCAAGAACTGCCGAGGCTTCGCGGGAACGAAGAGAGCACAGCTGCCGCCCTTGGGGAAAGGTTGGGCGCCTGCGAGCGGACGATCTACCGGGACATGGCGCTTCTCGCGGAGGCCGGGTTCCCCGTCCGTAATGATGGTGAAGGCTACTACCTGCCGCCCACGAACCCGGGACTGTCTGTGCAGCTGAGCGCCACGGAACTCAGCGCGATCCATTATGCACTGGACTGGCTGGAGGAAGCTCTCCCTGACGCGCTGGCGATCGATTCGGACGCCCTTGTGGGAAAACTGGCGGCCGTGTGCGGCACGCGCGAGGCGCAGATATGCGCGGGTACGGAGGGGCTGCGCATCTGGCCGCGGCTTACTGACGGGCCGGCGGTGACCAAGAACCTGCAAACTGCCCTGAAGGCGCGTCGCGAGCGGCGCAAATTGCGGGGGATCTACTGCAGTCTGGAAAGCAACACCACGCTGGAACGCATTCTTCACCCGTACGCGATCATCTACCGGGCGCAGGCCCACTACATCGTGGCCTACTGCGAAGAGCGCCGGGCAGTCAGGACATTCCGCCTAGATCGTTTTCGGGAACTTGCGGTGCTGCCGCAGGCGGCGGAGATCGACGATGACTACGATCTCGAGGAGCATTTCGCCGGAGCGTGGGAGATGGTCGGCGGGCGCAAGCAAACGGTGAGACTGCGCCTCACCGGGAAGGTTGCCCAGCGCATGTCCCAGGCATGCGTGCACCCCAGCCAGCAGATCCTCAACCGCACGGAGGACGCCCTGGAACTGCAACTCAACGTAGCGCTGACCGAGGAGTTCGAGGGCTGGCTCCTGAGCATGGGCGGAAGCGTCGAGGTCCTTGCGCCGCAGACACTGCGCAGCCGTATCCGCGAACAGGCCCGAAGACTGTTCGAGAACCACAGCGACAACAGCGACGGGAGTTGA